A stretch of the Campylobacter concisus genome encodes the following:
- the exbB gene encoding TonB-system energizer ExbB — protein MELIKHHVDHVIIAILGIMSFFVLWYTIERIIFYSRVDIKGYKSIESLEEALTKNLTALYIIYSNAPYVGLLGTVAGIMITFYDMGMAGGIDTKSIMVGLSLALKATAFGLLVAIPTLMIYNGFVRKVDVMLNRYKAENASK, from the coding sequence ATGGAGCTAATTAAACATCACGTTGATCATGTAATTATTGCGATTTTAGGCATTATGAGTTTTTTTGTACTTTGGTATACGATTGAGCGTATTATTTTTTATTCACGCGTTGATATAAAAGGCTATAAAAGTATAGAATCGCTTGAAGAGGCACTAACCAAAAATTTAACCGCGCTTTACATTATCTACTCAAATGCACCATATGTAGGACTTCTTGGTACAGTTGCTGGCATTATGATCACATTTTATGATATGGGTATGGCAGGCGGAATCGATACTAAAAGCATAATGGTCGGCCTCTCTCTTGCGCTAAAAGCAACTGCTTTTGGACTACTTGTGGCGATACCAACTTTGATGATTTACAATGGTTTTGTTAGAAAAGTAGATGTAATGCTAAATAGATACAAGGCTGAAAATGCGTCTAAATAA
- a CDS encoding energy transducer TonB, which translates to MLSHNFDEIKIGEQKPIKIALNSFTPVPQVSAPQIAEQMLIPEPTPPAPPPPPEPPKPEPKPEPKPEPKKVEKPKREIKKVEPKKEKKIEPKPEPVIAQPVQPIVPPASVNTNLPANNKSIAAAPVQSVTPELNLSNSQGDEDFTKVTIAVKRHKSYPNNAKRMKHQGIVEVRFLLKQDGSIDELKVSKSSGFESLDNAALENIQRASSEFPKPKQDCYLRFPILFRIH; encoded by the coding sequence TTGCTTTCACATAATTTTGATGAGATAAAAATAGGTGAGCAAAAACCGATAAAAATAGCTCTTAATTCATTTACTCCAGTGCCACAAGTCTCAGCACCTCAAATAGCGGAGCAAATGCTTATCCCAGAGCCAACTCCACCAGCTCCACCGCCACCACCAGAGCCACCAAAACCTGAGCCAAAGCCAGAACCAAAACCTGAACCTAAAAAGGTGGAGAAACCAAAGCGTGAAATAAAAAAGGTAGAGCCTAAAAAAGAGAAAAAAATAGAGCCTAAGCCTGAACCGGTAATTGCTCAGCCAGTGCAGCCTATTGTACCGCCAGCTAGTGTAAATACAAATTTACCAGCCAATAACAAGTCTATTGCTGCAGCTCCAGTTCAAAGTGTAACACCTGAGCTAAATTTATCAAATTCGCAAGGTGATGAAGATTTTACGAAGGTTACAATCGCAGTTAAGAGGCATAAAAGTTACCCAAATAATGCAAAGCGTATGAAGCATCAAGGTATTGTAGAAGTTAGATTTTTACTCAAGCAAGACGGCAGCATAGATGAACTTAAAGTTAGTAAAAGCTCTGGTTTTGAGTCGCTTGATAATGCTGCTTTAGAAAATATTCAAAGAGCAAGCTCTGAGTTTCCAAAGCCTAAGCAAGATTGTTATCTGCGCTTTCCTATTTTGTTTCGTATACATTAA
- the flhB gene encoding flagellar biosynthesis protein FlhB yields MAGEDQEKTEEATPKKIEDAKKDGNVPKSQDLAGFVTLVIAIGVLLAMLNFMKEQIISLYIYYSKFIGQPLTLPTVKMIVVNTFARSLLMILPVCICVAIAGVIANVMQFGFIFTTKPIMPNFGKINPLKGLKNLFSMKKVIDSIKIVLKVSIVFGVGFYFFLQFIKELPHTLFFSMFDQLAWLKEKLIILVSVMLFILFVIGLIDLLIVRFQYFKDLRMSKQEIKDEYKQMEGDPQVKGRIRQAQMRAAKRRMMQNIPQADVVITNPTHYAVAIRYDKSRDEAPIILAKGVDFLALQIKKIAVENGVQIYENPPLARELYKICEVDDTIPAHLFRAVAEVLSFVYMSNKQKFKDKL; encoded by the coding sequence ATGGCAGGCGAAGATCAGGAAAAAACCGAAGAAGCGACCCCAAAAAAGATAGAGGATGCCAAAAAGGATGGTAACGTTCCCAAAAGTCAGGATCTAGCCGGGTTCGTGACCCTTGTCATCGCTATTGGTGTACTGCTTGCGATGCTAAATTTTATGAAAGAACAGATCATCTCACTTTATATCTACTACTCAAAATTTATCGGTCAGCCACTTACCTTGCCAACTGTAAAAATGATCGTCGTAAATACCTTTGCAAGGTCGCTTCTTATGATACTTCCAGTTTGTATCTGCGTAGCGATCGCTGGTGTCATTGCAAATGTAATGCAGTTTGGATTTATCTTTACCACAAAACCTATAATGCCAAATTTTGGCAAGATAAACCCGCTAAAAGGGCTAAAAAATTTATTCTCGATGAAAAAAGTGATAGATAGCATTAAAATCGTGCTAAAAGTTAGCATCGTCTTTGGTGTTGGATTTTATTTTTTCTTGCAGTTTATAAAGGAGCTGCCACACACGCTCTTTTTTTCTATGTTTGATCAGCTTGCTTGGCTAAAAGAAAAGCTCATTATCCTAGTTAGCGTTATGCTTTTTATACTTTTCGTGATCGGACTTATCGACCTTCTCATCGTGCGTTTTCAATACTTTAAAGACCTTCGTATGAGCAAGCAAGAGATAAAAGATGAGTATAAGCAAATGGAAGGAGATCCTCAGGTAAAAGGCAGAATTCGTCAAGCGCAAATGCGTGCAGCCAAGCGTCGAATGATGCAAAATATCCCACAAGCTGACGTAGTCATCACAAACCCTACTCACTACGCCGTGGCAATAAGATATGATAAAAGTCGTGACGAAGCACCGATAATACTTGCAAAAGGTGTTGATTTTTTAGCACTGCAAATCAAAAAAATAGCCGTTGAAAATGGTGTGCAAATTTATGAAAATCCACCACTCGCAAGAGAGCTTTATAAAATTTGTGAAGTCGATGATACGATACCGGCACATCTTTTTAGGGCCGTAGCCGAAGTGCTAAGCTTCGTTTATATGAGCAATAAACAAAAATTTAAAGATAAGCTTTGA
- the polA gene encoding DNA polymerase I, whose product MKTLTIIDTFGFFFRLYYAMSGLKNREGKPSGMISGFANFIASLKDEYQSDYLIFALDSKGKTLRHEILGDYKANRNEPPAQLKEQLPVCIDMIEKMGLYSLSREGYEADDIIASAVKFCKDKDIFVRIVTHDKDLYQLIEDGKVSIYSPQSKIDHDSASCFEKYGVYPAQVRDFLAIAGDSSDNIPGVKGIGAVGAKKLLAEYGSLEGIYENLALLRNERTKNMLAAAKEEAFLSKKLATLFDDAVSSFDLEHSKFPEQNPLINISEILKEYDLNRLLKSLQKEENAEFKLGFRANLLLDEASIEKLLSNVTPETIVAFDTETTGVDSRSAKIVGFSFCFNDEDAYYVPVAHNYLGVPQQISLKFATWAIGQIYKGCVIGQNLKYDFEIVKNNLGLNPPANFKDTMILAWLSDPNSSVGMDALAKRLYDYDTIKFEDVVKKGQTFGDVPLENAAKYASEDAWITLKFYKTFLNTLDKNLLALADTHEFPFILTLFDMEQNGIKINEAKMQKLILENDTKLKALTSEIYELSGENFNINSVKQLGVILFEHLKLPTKKKTKTGYSTDESVLAELTDAHPVIEKILAYRELYKLQSTYCEPLLALAKKDEGSRIYTSFLQTGTSTGRLSSKNPNLQNIPARGSLAKDVRECFEAREGYSFVGLDYSQIELRLLAHFSRDPALLEAFKNDEDIHARTAISIFGSSDGQNRAVAKSINFGLIYGMGSSKLANQVNITRAEAKEYIERYFKAFETIKEFLEGIKISAKNDGFVQTLLGRRRYFDFKSATPMQIAMFEREAVNTVFQGSAADLVKMAMVKVRANLDENAKMLLQIHDELIFEVKDEFAQEFGKATQKTMEEIYTLNVPLKTSLNIAKNWGELK is encoded by the coding sequence ATGAAAACACTTACGATTATTGACACTTTTGGTTTCTTTTTTAGGCTCTACTACGCCATGAGCGGACTTAAAAACAGAGAAGGCAAACCAAGCGGAATGATTAGTGGCTTTGCAAATTTTATAGCAAGCCTCAAGGATGAATACCAAAGCGACTATCTCATCTTTGCTCTTGATAGTAAGGGCAAGACCTTACGTCACGAAATTTTAGGTGATTACAAAGCAAACAGAAACGAGCCGCCAGCTCAGCTAAAAGAGCAACTTCCAGTTTGTATAGATATGATAGAAAAAATGGGACTTTACAGCCTTAGTCGCGAGGGCTACGAGGCCGATGACATCATCGCAAGTGCGGTTAAATTTTGCAAAGACAAAGATATATTTGTGCGAATAGTCACCCACGATAAAGACCTTTACCAACTCATAGAAGACGGCAAAGTGAGCATCTACAGCCCGCAAAGCAAGATCGATCATGATAGTGCAAGCTGCTTTGAAAAGTATGGAGTTTATCCAGCGCAGGTCAGGGACTTTCTAGCGATCGCAGGCGATAGCTCGGACAACATCCCAGGCGTCAAAGGTATCGGCGCAGTTGGGGCTAAGAAGCTTTTGGCTGAGTATGGAAGCTTAGAGGGAATTTATGAAAATTTAGCCCTTCTTAGAAACGAGCGCACTAAAAATATGCTTGCTGCCGCAAAAGAAGAAGCATTTTTGAGCAAAAAACTAGCCACTTTATTTGATGACGCAGTTAGTTCATTTGATCTTGAACACTCTAAATTTCCAGAGCAAAATCCCCTGATAAATATCTCAGAAATTTTAAAAGAGTACGATCTAAACAGACTTCTTAAGAGCTTGCAAAAAGAAGAAAATGCTGAATTTAAGCTTGGCTTTAGAGCAAATTTACTCCTTGATGAGGCTAGCATTGAAAAACTCTTATCAAACGTCACACCAGAGACCATCGTTGCCTTTGACACCGAGACCACGGGCGTTGATAGCAGGAGCGCAAAGATCGTTGGATTTAGCTTTTGCTTTAACGATGAGGACGCCTACTACGTGCCGGTAGCTCACAACTACCTTGGTGTGCCGCAGCAAATCAGCCTAAAATTTGCCACTTGGGCGATAGGGCAAATTTACAAAGGTTGCGTGATCGGGCAAAATTTGAAATACGACTTTGAGATCGTAAAAAACAATCTTGGTCTTAATCCCCCAGCAAATTTTAAAGACACGATGATACTTGCGTGGCTTAGCGACCCAAACTCAAGTGTCGGCATGGATGCGCTGGCAAAAAGGCTTTATGACTACGACACGATAAAATTTGAAGACGTTGTCAAAAAAGGCCAAACTTTTGGCGATGTGCCACTAGAAAATGCCGCTAAATACGCGAGCGAGGATGCTTGGATAACGCTTAAATTTTATAAAACTTTTTTAAACACGCTTGATAAAAATTTACTAGCCCTTGCCGATACACACGAGTTTCCTTTCATCCTCACGCTCTTTGACATGGAGCAAAACGGCATCAAGATAAATGAAGCCAAAATGCAAAAACTCATCCTCGAAAACGACACCAAATTAAAGGCGCTAACAAGTGAAATTTACGAGCTAAGCGGCGAAAATTTCAACATAAACTCAGTAAAACAGCTTGGCGTCATACTTTTTGAGCACCTAAAGCTTCCAACCAAAAAGAAGACAAAAACAGGATATAGCACCGATGAGAGCGTGCTAGCTGAGCTTACGGACGCTCATCCAGTGATAGAGAAAATTTTAGCTTACCGCGAGCTATATAAACTGCAAAGCACCTACTGCGAGCCGCTTTTAGCGCTTGCGAAAAAGGACGAGGGCTCACGAATTTACACGAGCTTTTTACAAACTGGCACGAGTACTGGCAGGCTTTCAAGTAAAAATCCAAATTTGCAAAACATCCCAGCTCGTGGCAGCCTCGCAAAGGATGTCAGAGAGTGCTTTGAGGCACGCGAAGGCTATAGTTTTGTGGGGCTTGACTACAGCCAGATCGAGCTTAGACTGCTAGCTCACTTTAGCCGTGATCCTGCGCTTCTTGAGGCGTTTAAAAATGACGAGGATATCCACGCAAGGACAGCTATTAGCATATTTGGTAGCAGTGACGGGCAAAATAGAGCCGTGGCAAAGAGTATAAATTTTGGCCTCATTTATGGCATGGGCTCAAGCAAGCTGGCAAATCAAGTAAATATCACAAGAGCTGAGGCAAAAGAGTATATAGAGCGCTATTTTAAGGCATTTGAGACGATCAAAGAGTTTTTAGAGGGGATAAAAATTTCAGCTAAAAATGATGGCTTTGTGCAGACGCTACTTGGCAGAAGGCGCTACTTTGACTTTAAAAGTGCTACACCTATGCAAATAGCTATGTTTGAGCGCGAGGCGGTAAATACGGTCTTTCAAGGCTCCGCAGCAGATCTAGTCAAGATGGCTATGGTAAAAGTTAGAGCAAATTTAGATGAAAATGCAAAAATGCTACTTCAGATCCACGATGAGCTGATCTTTGAAGTAAAAGACGAGTTTGCGCAAGAATTTGGCAAGGCGACGCAAAAGACGATGGAGGAAATTTACACGCTAAATGTGCCACTTAAAACATCACTAAATATCGCTAAAAACTGGGGTGAGCTAAAATAG
- the exbD gene encoding TonB system transport protein ExbD, with protein MRLNKKDGLNIVPFIDIMLVLLAIVLSISTFIAQGKIAIDLPSANSAEQSKEDDKKVSVVIDKDNKFFIDDVEISENELKDKLNAVDIKTLIELKSDKNSKFDSFVKVIDILKERGHENFAIQTISE; from the coding sequence ATGCGTCTAAATAAAAAAGATGGGTTAAATATTGTCCCATTTATTGATATTATGCTTGTTTTGCTTGCTATCGTGCTTAGCATCTCGACTTTTATTGCTCAAGGTAAGATAGCTATTGATCTTCCAAGCGCAAACAGTGCCGAGCAAAGTAAAGAGGACGATAAAAAGGTAAGCGTAGTAATTGATAAGGATAATAAATTTTTTATAGATGATGTAGAAATTTCTGAGAACGAACTCAAAGATAAGCTAAATGCGGTTGATATAAAGACATTAATCGAACTAAAAAGCGATAAAAATTCGAAATTTGATAGCTTTGTCAAAGTAATTGATATATTAAAAGAGAGGGGCCACGAAAATTTTGCAATCCAAACAATCTCTGAATAA
- the dapE gene encoding succinyl-diaminopimelate desuccinylase, whose product MVISFLKELLSFRSITPNDAGSLEFIARFLPDFEAKFIEKNGTKNLILSKIYGDGEHLAFAGHVDVVPPGEGWDSEPFTPLEKDGYIYARGAQDMKSGVATFVCAAKDAKFDGKLSLILTSDEEGDGTYGTPLALEYLREINDLPKFCVVAEPTCDKEFGDSIKVGRRGSINGKIVIKGIQGHVAYPEKCINPVNLIAPLLNKIADHDMDAGSEFFSPSKIVVTDIRGGMQVCNVTPSELSIMFNVRNSNLTDINDVESYLREVLKGLDYELSIKQSSKRFLTNKDSKIVKNLMASITKFTGVTPVLNTKGGTSDARHFAEFGVDAIEFGVINDRIHAKNERVSTYEVNKLYEIFKDLIEKF is encoded by the coding sequence GTGGTAATTAGCTTTTTAAAAGAGCTTTTAAGCTTTCGCTCTATCACACCTAATGATGCTGGAAGCTTAGAATTTATCGCTAGATTTTTGCCTGATTTTGAGGCAAAATTTATAGAAAAAAACGGCACCAAAAATCTCATACTCTCTAAAATTTATGGTGATGGCGAGCATCTAGCTTTTGCTGGACACGTTGATGTCGTGCCTCCAGGTGAGGGCTGGGATAGTGAGCCATTTACTCCACTAGAAAAAGATGGCTACATCTATGCAAGAGGCGCACAGGATATGAAAAGTGGCGTGGCTACTTTTGTTTGTGCTGCTAAAGATGCGAAATTTGATGGGAAGCTAAGCCTCATATTAACAAGTGACGAAGAGGGCGATGGCACATATGGTACGCCTTTAGCACTTGAATATTTACGCGAAATAAATGATTTGCCGAAATTTTGCGTAGTGGCTGAACCAACTTGCGATAAAGAATTTGGCGATAGCATAAAGGTCGGCAGACGTGGCTCAATAAATGGCAAGATCGTGATAAAGGGCATTCAAGGACACGTGGCATATCCTGAAAAGTGCATAAATCCGGTAAATTTAATAGCTCCACTTTTAAATAAGATAGCTGATCACGATATGGACGCTGGAAGCGAGTTTTTTAGTCCAAGCAAGATCGTGGTAACTGATATTAGAGGCGGCATGCAAGTTTGCAACGTCACGCCAAGCGAGCTTAGCATAATGTTTAATGTGAGAAACTCAAATTTAACTGACATAAATGATGTTGAGAGCTATCTTAGAGAGGTCTTAAAAGGGCTTGATTACGAGCTTAGTATAAAGCAAAGCTCAAAGAGATTTTTAACAAATAAAGATAGCAAAATCGTAAAAAATTTAATGGCTTCTATCACAAAGTTCACAGGCGTTACACCGGTTCTAAATACAAAGGGCGGCACGAGCGATGCAAGGCACTTTGCTGAATTTGGCGTAGATGCGATAGAATTTGGCGTGATAAACGATCGTATACACGCCAAAAACGAACGAGTTAGCACCTACGAAGTAAATAAACTTTATGAAATTTTTAAAGATTTGATAGAAAAATTTTAA
- the waaF gene encoding lipopolysaccharide heptosyltransferase II, with translation MRVFIELPTWLGDAVMASAAVENLSKNAKNIVFFGSYVACELYKSHPKCEKVVIDDSKKQSSRYLSLIKVASKLGKFDIAISFRSSFASKFLLFFLKATQKFCFKKSSESLHQVQKYLNFIKQSLNLKEISNELKIYYEAKKSKKKLLVLNPGASYGSAKRWYPHYFAEVALHFKDEFDVKITGSKAELEICNEIEQILLQNGMKCENLAGKTSIKELCEVIGSIKNGIFLTNDSGPMHIAAAYKVPLVALFGPTKFKETSPWQDESAKIVHLNLECMSCMKRVCPIKTHACMKELTPKMVIAEIELLRKKLNF, from the coding sequence GTGAGAGTTTTTATAGAGCTTCCAACTTGGCTTGGAGATGCTGTGATGGCGAGTGCAGCGGTAGAAAATTTAAGTAAAAATGCTAAAAATATTGTATTTTTTGGCTCTTATGTGGCCTGTGAGCTTTATAAATCACATCCAAAGTGTGAAAAAGTAGTCATTGACGATAGTAAAAAGCAAAGCTCAAGATATTTAAGCCTTATAAAAGTAGCTAGCAAGCTTGGAAAATTTGATATCGCTATTAGTTTTAGGAGCTCATTTGCTAGTAAATTTTTGCTATTTTTTCTAAAAGCAACACAAAAATTTTGCTTTAAAAAGAGTAGCGAGAGCTTGCATCAGGTGCAGAAATATCTAAATTTCATAAAGCAAAGCCTAAATTTAAAAGAAATTTCAAACGAACTAAAAATTTATTATGAAGCTAAAAAAAGTAAGAAAAAACTCCTCGTACTAAATCCAGGTGCTAGCTATGGAAGTGCCAAAAGGTGGTATCCGCACTATTTTGCAGAGGTTGCATTGCATTTTAAAGATGAATTTGATGTAAAGATCACTGGCTCAAAAGCTGAGCTTGAAATTTGCAATGAAATCGAGCAAATACTCTTGCAAAATGGTATGAAATGTGAAAATTTGGCTGGAAAAACGAGCATAAAAGAGCTTTGCGAGGTCATAGGTTCTATAAAAAATGGCATCTTTTTGACAAACGATAGTGGTCCTATGCATATCGCAGCTGCTTATAAAGTGCCGCTTGTGGCTCTTTTTGGACCGACTAAATTTAAAGAGACTAGCCCATGGCAAGATGAGAGTGCAAAGATAGTGCATTTAAATTTAGAGTGTATGTCATGCATGAAGCGAGTGTGTCCTATAAAGACACATGCCTGTATGAAGGAGCTTACGCCAAAAATGGTTATTGCTGAAATAGAGCTGCTAAGAAAAAAATTAAATTTTTGA
- a CDS encoding glycosyltransferase family 4 protein, whose translation MKKIVFLRINPNAVGGAERYLRRLTKALKDVGIETSIRSYLGEARISSWKKALRYNAQVKRQKQSDEVYFSLERVSCADIYRAGDGVHKIYRATKPFWWVNPLNFVYPYLEKRCFKNSKKIIANSNYIKEQIISAYGVDESKIVTIYNGINLPQKVEKGEAKLSVCEEFGLDYNLPIVLFVGNGFKRKGAKDFLLLVSKLKTPVNALIVGKDKNLNSYKKLAKKLKIKAFFTGEQKMTAKFYEASDIFIFPTHYEPFSNVVLEALSFKNIVFTTAQNGAAEILENRFIMREPNDESILELVEQVLNDNDMMRELQEESFLLSQKFSIEENASKTLEIINEVLNLEQK comes from the coding sequence ATGAAAAAAATAGTTTTTTTACGTATCAATCCAAACGCAGTCGGTGGTGCCGAACGCTATTTAAGAAGGCTTACCAAAGCCCTAAAAGACGTAGGTATAGAAACATCTATACGCTCATATCTAGGAGAGGCTAGGATCTCGTCATGGAAAAAGGCTTTGAGATATAACGCACAGGTAAAACGCCAGAAGCAAAGCGATGAAGTATATTTTAGCTTGGAGCGAGTGAGCTGCGCAGATATTTATAGAGCAGGGGACGGCGTGCATAAAATTTACCGTGCCACAAAGCCATTTTGGTGGGTTAATCCTCTAAATTTTGTCTATCCATATTTAGAAAAACGTTGCTTTAAAAATTCTAAAAAGATAATCGCAAATTCAAACTATATAAAAGAGCAAATCATCTCAGCTTACGGTGTCGATGAGTCAAAGATCGTTACCATTTACAACGGTATAAATTTGCCACAAAAAGTAGAAAAAGGTGAAGCAAAACTTAGCGTATGCGAAGAATTTGGACTCGATTACAATTTACCAATTGTGCTTTTTGTCGGAAATGGCTTTAAAAGAAAAGGGGCAAAGGACTTTTTGCTTCTTGTCTCAAAGCTAAAAACGCCAGTAAATGCGCTAATAGTAGGCAAAGATAAAAATTTAAATTCATATAAGAAGCTAGCAAAAAAGCTAAAGATAAAGGCATTTTTTACAGGTGAGCAAAAAATGACTGCAAAATTTTATGAAGCAAGTGATATTTTTATATTTCCAACACACTATGAGCCATTTTCAAATGTCGTTCTAGAGGCGCTTAGCTTTAAAAATATTGTCTTTACAACGGCTCAAAATGGGGCAGCTGAAATTTTAGAAAATCGTTTTATCATGCGTGAACCAAATGATGAAAGTATACTGGAGCTAGTGGAGCAGGTGCTTAATGATAATGACATGATGAGAGAGCTGCAAGAGGAGTCATTTTTACTTTCGCAAAAATTTAGTATAGAAGAAAATGCAAGCAAAACTCTTGAAATCATAAACGAAGTGCTAAATTTGGAGCAAAAGTGA
- a CDS encoding DUF2809 domain-containing protein, with the protein MRHSLRARLLFLVVAVVILAIEIYIATFVKGGFVRHYLGDVLVTVMLYAFGRAIFKTAPKILAFEIFIFSLSIEILQYFKVLEILDIHNLIIRIVFGGTFDVSDIVCYALGCLLAYLIDVICFLQKV; encoded by the coding sequence ATGAGACATAGCTTGCGAGCTAGATTGCTCTTTTTAGTCGTAGCAGTCGTGATTTTAGCAATCGAAATTTATATCGCAACTTTTGTTAAAGGTGGCTTCGTGCGACATTATTTGGGTGATGTGCTAGTTACGGTGATGCTTTACGCATTTGGACGAGCTATATTTAAAACTGCACCAAAAATTTTAGCATTTGAAATATTTATCTTCTCGCTATCTATAGAAATTTTACAATACTTTAAAGTACTTGAAATTTTAGATATTCATAATTTAATAATACGCATAGTCTTTGGCGGAACATTTGACGTTAGCGACATCGTATGTTACGCGTTGGGCTGCTTGCTGGCTTATTTGATTGATGTCATTTGCTTTCTGCAAAAAGTATAA
- the rplU gene encoding 50S ribosomal protein L21: MSKYAIFKHGGKQYRVSEGEYLKLDHFSAEAKSTVEITEVLAVNDGEVKVGAPFVKGAKVVLEVVNEGKDKKVVIYKKRRRKDSKLKRGFRRQFTRVKVVSITA, translated from the coding sequence ATGTCAAAATACGCTATATTTAAGCATGGCGGTAAGCAATATCGTGTTAGCGAGGGCGAGTACCTTAAGCTAGACCACTTTAGTGCTGAAGCTAAATCAACCGTTGAGATTACAGAAGTTTTAGCTGTAAATGACGGCGAAGTAAAGGTAGGTGCGCCATTTGTGAAGGGTGCAAAAGTTGTTCTTGAGGTCGTTAATGAAGGCAAAGACAAAAAAGTAGTTATCTACAAAAAACGCAGACGTAAAGACTCAAAACTAAAACGCGGCTTTAGAAGACAATTTACACGTGTAAAAGTCGTAAGTATCACAGCTTAA
- a CDS encoding anaerobic C4-dicarboxylate transporter — protein MDFLMNLSEGMQFAIQLLIVLICLFYGAKKGGIALGMLGGIGLIVLVFGFNIEPGKPAIDVMLTILAVVVASATLQASGGLDVMLQIAETILRKNPKYVSILAPFVTCTLTILCGTGHVVYTVLPIVYDIAIKNGIRPERPMAASSIASQMGIIASPVSVAVVTLTSFLINAKTHLAGFDGYLDLLKITIPSTFCGVLAVGIFSWFRGKDLDKDEVFQAKLQDPEFKKYVYGDSATLLGKKLPGYQWAAMWIFLGSILVVALLGYFKDLRPSWTTYKDATVVQVIANLPTEQKVLKTLKIKDASIQTEAAELKVANDKLNANQKAQSVKIIGKDANQTLTRTADGAVTYINEKGAKEEFQGAYINISNKQASSKSLSMVHVIQIFMLLTGAIILIFTPTDASKIGKNEIFRSGMIALVAVFGISWMAETMFAVHTPMMKEALGSIVKEHPWTYAVMLLIISKFVNSQAAALVAFVPLALNIDVNPAIILAFAPACYGYYILPTYPSDLAAIQFDRSGTTHIGKFVINHSFIIPGLIGVISSCIFGYIFATAFGYL, from the coding sequence ATGGATTTTCTCATGAATTTAAGTGAAGGCATGCAGTTTGCTATCCAGCTTCTCATCGTCCTTATCTGTTTGTTCTACGGGGCTAAAAAAGGCGGTATCGCGCTTGGTATGCTAGGTGGTATCGGTCTTATAGTTCTTGTTTTTGGATTTAACATCGAGCCTGGTAAGCCAGCTATTGATGTTATGCTAACTATCCTTGCTGTCGTTGTGGCAAGTGCTACACTTCAAGCTAGTGGCGGTCTTGATGTCATGCTTCAAATAGCAGAAACCATACTTAGAAAAAATCCAAAATATGTAAGTATCTTAGCTCCATTTGTAACATGTACGCTTACTATTTTATGCGGCACTGGACACGTTGTTTATACTGTGCTTCCTATCGTTTATGACATTGCTATCAAAAATGGTATCCGCCCAGAGCGACCAATGGCAGCAAGCTCAATAGCTTCACAAATGGGCATCATAGCTAGCCCAGTTTCAGTTGCTGTTGTAACTCTTACAAGCTTTCTTATTAATGCTAAAACTCACCTAGCTGGCTTTGATGGGTATTTGGATCTTTTAAAGATTACGATTCCATCAACATTTTGTGGCGTTTTAGCAGTAGGAATTTTTAGCTGGTTTAGAGGCAAAGATCTTGATAAAGACGAAGTCTTTCAAGCAAAGCTTCAAGATCCTGAGTTTAAAAAATATGTTTATGGTGATAGTGCGACGCTTTTAGGCAAAAAGCTTCCTGGCTATCAATGGGCTGCAATGTGGATATTTTTAGGCTCTATCCTTGTAGTTGCGCTTCTTGGATATTTTAAAGATCTTCGTCCAAGCTGGACTACTTACAAAGACGCAACAGTCGTTCAAGTAATAGCCAACCTCCCAACTGAGCAAAAAGTTTTAAAAACCTTAAAAATAAAAGACGCTAGCATCCAAACAGAGGCAGCTGAGCTAAAAGTAGCAAACGATAAGCTAAATGCCAATCAAAAAGCTCAATCAGTCAAAATCATCGGCAAAGATGCAAATCAAACTCTTACTCGCACAGCTGATGGTGCAGTAACATACATAAATGAAAAAGGCGCAAAAGAAGAATTCCAAGGTGCTTACATCAATATAAGTAACAAACAAGCGTCTTCAAAGAGCCTAAGCATGGTTCATGTTATCCAAATTTTCATGCTTTTAACTGGCGCTATCATCTTAATCTTTACACCAACAGATGCTAGCAAGATCGGCAAAAACGAGATATTTAGATCAGGTATGATCGCTCTTGTTGCAGTTTTTGGTATCTCTTGGATGGCTGAGACTATGTTTGCAGTGCACACTCCTATGATGAAAGAGGCGCTAGGAAGCATCGTAAAAGAGCACCCTTGGACTTATGCGGTTATGCTTTTGATTATCTCAAAATTTGTAAATTCTCAAGCTGCAGCCTTGGTTGCGTTTGTGCCATTAGCATTAAATATCGATGTTAATCCTGCTATCATTCTAGCCTTTGCGCCAGCTTGCTACGGATACTACATCCTACCAACATATCCAAGCGACCTTGCAGCTATTCAGTTTGATAGAAGCGGTACGACACATATTGGTAAATTTGTTATCAATCACAGCTTTATCATTCCGGGTCTCATTGGTGTTATATCCTCTTGTATATTTGGCTATATTTTTGCAACTGCTTTTGGATATCTATAA